A stretch of DNA from Desulfomonile tiedjei:
CCAGCGGTACGGAGACCCCGCGAATGACGCCGAAGACGCTAGCCACAGCCTGGAACATGTGGGCCGTTTTGGGAATGGCGTTAATGAAAAACGAAGCACGGGCAAAACGATCCGATGCTCTAATGGTGCCCGGTAGGAAGACCATTCCTCCGATCTGCTCCCAGTAGGTGTTCAGGGCGAGCTGCTGGTCAAAAACAGGCGAGTTCGTCATAATTGGATACTCTTTGCCGTGATGGATGACGAGTTTACCTTTGACGTATTCGAAAATGGCAGAGTCACCGGTAGGATCGGAAAGCGCCAAATGTCCTGCTCCACGTTTTCCACCAGGTAGGTCCGGGGCTATAACCACGAAAGGGTCATCGCGCAAGGCGTCGACGGCTTCGGTCACGGAGGCGTAGTTGTCGAGCACATACTGGCCCCAAGCCGCAATGGACATGGTCGGCCGTTTTTCGTCTGGCTTGGGATACTCAGATTCCGTCAGATACAGAACGTTGGCAACCAGCCCCTTCTCATTCATTCCATCGACAGAGCTGACCCCGTAGAAAGAGCAAATCACGCTGCCGTACTTCGATACCCATTTGATCGAGGTTGGCCCTGATGCTCCATCACGCTTCATGCCGAGCGGAAAGGCCCAGAGGTCGGTACCCGTCTCTTCAGCCCAGTCCATCGACCGCCCCGTGATGATCGTGCCGTCTGGGCCGAGATAGACCGCGCGGGTGCACGCATCAGCCTTCTGGACAGCGACAACAGTCGCCGTCAATGCAATCAGTGCCACAAACAGAGCTTCTCTAATAGTCTTGCGGTTCATTGTCCAATTCCTCTCTCGTTTTGGGGGGTGGCGGGCTGACGAATGTAATAAAGCCAAACCCGTTACCATTTGGTCCGGAATAGGAATCCCGACGTAGCCAGACTTGCACAGCAAGATGCCGGAGGCAAGTCATCAGAAAAGAAATGGGGTCACCCATTAAAAGGCCCTCTGTCAAGGGAAAAAACTCTCCTGTTGCAAGGAAAGGATCGTTTCCTTGCTGAGGGTACGGCCGTGTTGCGTACAGCCTCCGTCAGTGCCTGCTCTTCACCTTTGCCGGTATTTCTC
This window harbors:
- a CDS encoding linear amide C-N hydrolase, with product MNRKTIREALFVALIALTATVVAVQKADACTRAVYLGPDGTIITGRSMDWAEETGTDLWAFPLGMKRDGASGPTSIKWVSKYGSVICSFYGVSSVDGMNEKGLVANVLYLTESEYPKPDEKRPTMSIAAWGQYVLDNYASVTEAVDALRDDPFVVIAPDLPGGKRGAGHLALSDPTGDSAIFEYVKGKLVIHHGKEYPIMTNSPVFDQQLALNTYWEQIGGMVFLPGTIRASDRFARASFFINAIPKTAHMFQAVASVFGVIRGVSVPLGITTPGQPNIASTYWRTVSDHKNRVYYYDSATSPTTFWVPLTELDLKEGAPVKKLTLQGGKTYSGSAASKFEPAQPFEFLPASAK